Proteins from a genomic interval of Zingiber officinale cultivar Zhangliang chromosome 2A, Zo_v1.1, whole genome shotgun sequence:
- the LOC122042487 gene encoding protein IMPAIRED IN BABA-INDUCED STERILITY 1-like — translation MHQLLSELEHCHSHSIIHRDIECANLLVNNEGILKISDFGLANTWNPDLWSVGCVLAELFLGKPLLQGRTKDEQLHKIFKLCGSPPDEFWRNSDLPHATVFKPQRLYVNCIKETFECLPDGALRLLEMFLSIVLNNRGSASSALSSEDSVVCM, via the exons ATGCACCAGTTACTCTCTGAGCTCGAACATTGTCATTCACACAGTATCATACATCGTGATATCGAATGTGCAAACCTCTTAGTTAACAATGAAGGGATTCTAAAGATCTCTGATTTCGGTTTAGCTAACACTTGGAATCCTG ATTTGTGGAGCGTTGGATGTGTACTTGCAGAACTTTTTCTTGGCAAGCCTCTTTTACAAGGAAGAACTAAG GATGAGCAACTACATAAAATATTTAAGCTTTGTGGTTCTCCACCTGATGAATTTTGGAGGAATTCTGACCTACCTCATGCAACAGTTTTCAAGCCTCAACGACTTTATGTAAATTGCATCAAAGAAACGTTTGAGTGTTTACCAGATGGTGCATTAAGGTTGTTGGAAAtgtttttatctattgtgctcaATAACCGTGGCTCAGCTTCCTCTGCCCTTAGTTCTGAG GACTCGGTCGTATGCATGTGA
- the LOC122044060 gene encoding RNA polymerase II C-terminal domain phosphatase-like 3, whose protein sequence is MMMLASDAKPPSVHGLDHGVLVGSHETRGNRRKRIDDESAGDDDAAKRQRVELPISTPKLSLVLDLDLTLLNSIEFDRVASADKRLLRRKLTMQQEKDDCDLFCVDSLRCWTKLRPGIREFLYKARELFDLHVITMGTQRYAAAMAELLDPTGTLFFGRIISREDASIDDHGLLIKNLDQVTAFESSVLILDDTVRVWPHNQWNLILIQRYAYFPYTCHKYMVVGDSPLHTGVDDDDALASVLSMLQRVHDDYHLVHHYASHADVRSILASTLRS, encoded by the exons ATGATGATGCTTGCGTCGGATGCAAAACCACCCTCTGTTCATGGGCTCGACCATGGAGTCCTCGTTGGGTCGCATGAGACCAGAGGAAACAGACGCAAGCGCATCGACGATGAGTCTGCCGGAGACGACGACGCTGCCAAAAGGCAGAGAGTAGAATTGCCGATCTCTACGCCTAAACTGTCCTTGGTTTTGGATTTAGATCTCACTCTCTTAAACTCGATCGAG TTTGATCGAGTGGCTTCGGCCGATAAACGACTTCTGAGGAGAAAACTGACGATGCAGCAAGAGAAGGATGATTGTGATCTTTTCTGCGTCGATAGTCTTCGATGTTGGACGAAACTCAGACCCGGAATCAGAGAATTCCTCTATAAG GCGAGAGAATTGTTTGATCTGCACGTCATCACTATGGGGACTCAGCGATATGCGGCTGCGATGGCCGAGTTACTTGATCCCACTGGCACCTTATTCTTCGGCAGGATCATCTCCAGAGAGGATGCCAGCATAGATGATCACGGtctattgattaaaaatttagatcaaGTGACTGCTTTTGAGTCCAGCGTGCTGATTTTGGATGATACTGTGAGAGTTTGGCCGCATAATCAATGGAATCTCATTCTCATTCAGAG ATACGCCTATTTTCCTTACACTTGCCATAAATACATGGTGGTGGGAGATTCGCCACTTCATACGGGCGTGGACGATGATGATGCTTTAGCATCCGTCTTATCG ATGCTACAGAGAGTTCATGACGACTATCACTTGGTGCATCATTATGCGAGTCACGCCGATGTCAGGAGCATACTCGCGAGCACTCTCAGATCATAG
- the LOC122042489 gene encoding cell division control protein 2 homolog isoform X1 translates to MHQLLSELEHCHSHSIIHRDIECANLLVNNEGILEISDFGLANTWNPDLWSVGCVLAELFLGKPLLRGRTKYFRARSYACEPSSLPKYQPNKEIDSKDDAAVGEGVSESLAPCQGLQILIIFVNFKIEFYVRTCEFEILTNLEGSFHVTRASEISRDALCHSFCYSFVLLT, encoded by the exons ATGCACCAGTTACTCTCTGAGCTCGAACATTGTCATTCACACAGTATCATTCATCGTGATATCGAATGTGCAAACCTCTTAGTTAACAATGAAGGGATTCTAGAGATCTCTGATTTCGGTTTAGCTAACACTTGGAATCCTG ATTTGTGGAGCGTTGGATGCGTACTTGCAGAACTTTTTCTTGGCAAGCCTCTTTTACGAGGAAGAACTAAG TATTTCAGGGCTCGGTCGTATGCATGTGAACCATCCAGCTTACCAAAATATCAGCCCAACAAAGAAATTGATTCAAAGGATGATGCTGCTGTAGGTGAAGGTGTCTCAGAGAGCCTAGCTCCATGTCAAGGACTACAAATACTAATCATATTTGTTAATTTCAAAATCGAATTTTATGTTAGGACATGTGAGTTTGAGATACTCACTAACCTAGAGGGATCTTTTCATGTTACTCGTGCTTCTGAAATAAGTAGGGATGCATTGTGTCACTCTTTCTGCTACTCATTTGTACTCCTTACATGA
- the LOC122042489 gene encoding protein IMPAIRED IN BABA-INDUCED STERILITY 1-like isoform X2 → MHQLLSELEHCHSHSIIHRDIECANLLVNNEGILEISDFGLANTWNPDLWSVGCVLAELFLGKPLLRGRTKVEQLDKIFKLCGSPPDEFWRNSDLPHATVFKPQGLYVNCIKETFECLPDGALSISGLGRMHVNHPAYQNISPTKKLIQRMMLL, encoded by the exons ATGCACCAGTTACTCTCTGAGCTCGAACATTGTCATTCACACAGTATCATTCATCGTGATATCGAATGTGCAAACCTCTTAGTTAACAATGAAGGGATTCTAGAGATCTCTGATTTCGGTTTAGCTAACACTTGGAATCCTG ATTTGTGGAGCGTTGGATGCGTACTTGCAGAACTTTTTCTTGGCAAGCCTCTTTTACGAGGAAGAACTAAG GTTGAGCAACTAGATAAAATATTTAAGCTTTGTGGTTCTCCACCTGATGAATTTTGGAGGAATTCTGACCTACCTCATGCAACAGTTTTCAAGCCTCAAGGACTTTATGTAAATTGCATCAAAGAAACGTTTGAGTGTTTACCAGATGGTGCATTAAG TATTTCAGGGCTCGGTCGTATGCATGTGAACCATCCAGCTTACCAAAATATCAGCCCAACAAAGAAATTGATTCAAAGGATGATGCTGCTGTAG
- the LOC122044061 gene encoding RNA polymerase II C-terminal domain phosphatase-like 3 gives MMLASDAKPPSVHGLDHGVLGGSHETRGIRRKRIDDESTGDDDAAKKQRVELPISTPKLALVLDLDLTLLNSIEFDRVASADKRLLRRKLTMQQEKDDCDLFCVDSLRCWTKLRPGIREFLHKARELFDLHVVTMGTQRYAAAMVELLDPTGTLFFGRIISREDASIDDHGLLIKNLDQVTAFESSVLILDDTVRVWPHNQWNLILIQRYAYFPYTCHKYMVAGDSPLYTGVDDDDALASVLSVLQRVHDDYHLVHHYASHVDVRSILASTLRS, from the exons ATGATGCTTGCGTCGGATGCAAAACCACCCTCTGTTCATGGCCTCGACCATGGAGTCCTGGGTGGGTCGCATGAGACCAGAGGAATCAGACGCAAGCGCATCGACGACGAGTCCACCGGAGACGACGACGCTGCCAAAAAGCAGAGAGTAGAATTGCCGATCTCTACGCCTAAATTGGCCTTGGTTTTGGATTTAGATCTCACTCTCTTAAACTCGATCGAG TTTGATCGAGTGGCTTCCGCCGATAAACGACTTCTGAGGAGAAAACTGACGATGCAGCAAGAGAAGGATGATTGTGATCTTTTCTGCGTCGATAGTCTTCGATGTTGGACGAAACTCAGACCTGGAATCAGAGAATTCCTCCATAAG GCGAGAGAATTGTTTGATCTACACGTCGTCACTATGGGGACTCAGCGATATGCGGCTGCGATGGTCGAGTTACTTGATCCCACTGGCACCTTATTCTTCGGCAGGATCATCTCCAGAGAGGATGCTAGCATAGATGATCACGGtctattgattaaaaatttagatcaaGTGACTGCTTTTGAGTCCAGCGTGCTGATTTTGGATGATACAGTGAGAGTTTGGCCGCATAACCAATGGAATCTCATTCTCATTCAGAg ATACGCCTATTTTCCTTACACTTGCCATAAATACATGGTGGCGGGAGATTCGCCACTTTATACGGGCGTGGACGATGATGATGCTTTAGCATCCGTCTTATCG GTGCTACAGAGAGTTCATGACGACTATCACTTGGTGCATCACTATGCGAGTCACGTCGATGTCAGGAGCATACTCGCGAGCACTCTCAGATCATAG
- the LOC122044062 gene encoding RNA polymerase II C-terminal domain phosphatase-like 3 has product MMLASDAKPPSVHGLDHGALGGSHETRGNRRKRIDDESAGDDDAAKKQRIELPISTPKLSLVLDLNLTLLNSIEFDRVASADKRLLRRKLTMHQEKDDYDLFCVDSLRCWTKLRPGIKEFLHKARELFDLHVVTMGTQRYAAAMAELLDPTGTLFFGRIISREDASIDDHGLLIKNLDQVTAFESSVLILDDTVRVWPHNQWNLILIQRYAYFPYTWRKYMAAGDSPLHTGVDDDDALASVLSVLQRVHDNYHLVHHYGSHADVRSILASTLRA; this is encoded by the exons ATGATGCTTGCGTCGGATGCAAAACCACCCTCTGTTCATGGCCTCGACCATGGAGCCCTGGGTGGGTCGCATGAGACCAGAGGAAACAGACGCAAGCGCATCGACGATGAGTCCGCCGGAGACGACGACGCTGCAAAAAAACAGAGAATAGAATTGCCGATCTCTACGCCTAAACTGTCCTTGGTTTTGGATTTAAATCTCACTCTCTTAAACTCGATCGAG TTTGATCGAGTGGCTTCGGCCGATAAACGACTTCTGAGGAGAAAACTGACGATGCACCAAGAGAAGGATGATTATGATCTTTTTTGCGTCGATAGTCTTCGATGTTGGACAAAACTCAGACCCGGAATCAAAGAATTCCTCCATAAG GCGAGAGAATTGTTTGATCTACACGTCGTCACTATGGGGACTCAGCGATATGCGGCTGCGATGGCTGAGTTACTTGATCCCACTGGCACCTTATTCTTCGGCAGGATCATCTCCAGAGAGGATGCCAGCATAGATGATCACGGtctattgattaaaaatttagatcaaGTGACTGCTTTTGAGTCCAGCGTGCTGATTTTGGATGATACAGTGAGAGTTTGGCCGCATAACCAATGGAATCTCATTCTCATTCAGAg ATACGCCTATTTTCCTTACACGTGGCGTAAATACATGGCGGCGGGAGATTCGCCACTTCATACGGGCGTGGACGATGATGATGCTTTAGCATCCGTCTTATCA GTGCTACAGAGAGTTCATGACAACTATCACTTGGTGCATCACTATGGGAGTCATGCTGATGTCAGGAGCATACTCGCGAGCACACTCAGAGCATAA